ACATGCGTTAAtagcatcgcgaaacagaaacttgtcgacaaaggcgagttgttggtgaagggcctcaagtgccttgtcattgaccctgaatgcaagaatatcaagatgaagcttctttggcttcccccacacctcgaacagagacggattgttgacgcgctagagccatatggcacagtgcagtccatcacgagagaaatgtggcggtgtgacggcatggagggctggcaaatgactaaccgagacgtggcattcacattgaaagatggcgtttctgccagtaatctgccacatctgttgagcatatatggccaccagtgccttatcttggtacctggccgaccaccactttgcctccggtgcaacagagttgggcatatccggcgacaatgccgaacaccacgctgcagtaactgtcaccgctacggtcaccctgcagatgcatgcgtcggaacctacgctgacaaacttcgtggAAATAGACCAGCCGAGGATGATGCCTTCACCGATCATCTAATGGACGTGAGCGAAGTTGTGGACGCAACTGGCGAAACACTCCCTGACACTCATCGACCAGAACAGGTTAAGCCGTCGTCGGCTGACATTAGCCTcagccagaagcctgcgagcgaggaTGGGTCTAAGGTGCCTGACGACGAACCATCTGTGTCATGGGCAGAAtcgccaccagttcaagatcgcccaccgtcagtggaatctggatcgatgtgcgaggccgctaagaagcgtccagcgccatctGACAATTCATCGCCCTCGGGAAAAGAGGCTCGCGTTCCCaaggtgtcaaagttgacaaaaccgctccggggaacgcctactcctgcagatgtcccttgtgttaacgtgcaccaTAAGGCCCATTGTGCATCACCTCATCAAGAAGCgagtggtgcacctctggagcagtgtttagacgctgcacctccataggtaatcatggcgggcgctcttcccttccattttggcactttaaatgtccgtggcttacgcagtaagcgacggcaagtacagcttcttcatttgttacgcaatagaaaattagacattgctgctatccaagaaacaaagattgaatccgatGAAAACACAGAAGCAGCTCTAtctccattcctatctgactataatgtttgtgtcagccatgcagtcggcgtttccgcaggctgtatgttatttgttagaaaacatttaccatgtgatttgctacatttgtttacagatagggaagggtGCCTAATCTGTTGCGATATGGATATCAGTGGTatgagctttagatttgtgtgtgtttatgctccgaacaagttacgtgaacgcgagtgcttcttcttatctctagaacatcatttctgtactgatcgcgcattggtcctctttggagactttaattgtgtatgtaacgcgcaagatcgtacgtcactgaagctgagacatgatccaAGTAGTGATGCATTGCAACGCCTGATgtgtgattatcagcttgtggacattggggaaaatgaaaaggcaggatgtcgatatacgcacttccagggcACCTCGCATCCAAGGCTTGATCgaatttacgtttcacttagcgcACTACCTCTTATAtatggttacactgtgcaccctatattctttagtgaccattgcctagtctcagcatcgtttggcagccgtcggtatcaaagtcggcgtatgtgctgggagctgtggaagtttaataaccaattactttcgcgtgagtgtttcttatatcgtgttactgagcttatagctcatgcatcatgccgcaaggacttgccactatttgctgtgtgggaattattcaaacaggaagttaaaatgatagctatcgaggaatcatcaatattggcctttgaaaaaaagaataattacaaaacATTGTATAAACTTCTGAGTGAactgcatgagcttgaatgcctacatccgggtcaatatattgatgatatttataaggtcaaggcacagttacaaactttgaacgcagaaaaatacagaggtgcactagtgcgtgCACGAGAGCAacgtttcctggaagaacagccttgcagtagggcccttggtgatgaacgccgacacgcgctgtcgaaacaaatactacatatagagtatggtggaatcattgttaatgaccctactctaataactaaagcgtttttcgagcattatcaaaaactatttcgagaccacaagccattggatacagatgctgctaaaaaattgtatcgttgctgccccagttaaatcaggatgattacaattacacaaatgaaaacattgatatcaatgaggtaacttcatgcatcgattcgttagcgaagggcaagacgcccggccccgatggccttactgccgaattttatcagtgttttcgttccctcttatcaccattattacttcaggtgtaccgtgaggccttggaagtaggttacctaaccgccacaatgtacgaaggacacaccgtccttatagccaaaagcgatgatgagactaaattgcaaaaagttgacggatatcggcctatctGCTTATGCAATgttgattataaaatttttgctaaggtattagctaaccgtttgcaagttgtaataagatctgtggtcggtgatcatcaaacatgtggcatcaggggccggtccattcagacgaacattcatgttgcgagatcggtgctcgagtgtgtagctgaggggtttggacaggtggcaatggtacagctagatctggctaaggcgttcgacagggtaaatcactcattcctgtttactgtactagagcatataaatatcgggtcACTGCTCCTTAGAGGCgtcaggatatgttatgctaatggttcaacgaggctgatagtgaatggctctctctccgattcgattaggcttgcatcatcagtacgacaaggatgccctttgtcaccgctcctgttctgcttgtatttagaaccactttgtatgagcattgttaaagaacaaaatttccaagggtttaaattactgactaatgaggttcgggttcttgcgtatgcagacgatgtggcctttttttgtacagataaagagagtgtgatgactgctcttgcaattacagaagaatattgtgcggcttctggtgcaagcgttaactttgaaaaaagttcaggtttttggtttggattatgggccacaatgccatcacattacgctggcattcaatggaaagaagatctgcgttatttaggtgtgcctctctcacagtatagaaaaagcaacgctcattggtcgcgagaagttggcaaaattcaacgtaaagtgaattcattgcgagggcggaatttgtcaatgttctttcgtgctgaagtgtgtaacgttttcttagcttcccgtcttatgtatgtgctgcaagtactgcactgctcacggcttcgccttcaggcactgcatcgcgtatttgcaacatttatttggagttccagttgtgaatcgatgcggcgcgacaatctgttcctccctcttgaacgtggtggtctaggattagtccacCTCTTCATCAGGCAAATTTTTtcacgcctgtttttctttcgagacaatgaccatccatttttgcgtgaaatgttgcaactccgtttagttcattatattcctaatatagtagtgtcatcaaatgccaaagatgtccCGCAGGCCCCTTGGGGCTTTCttaaggaggttgttgacacatttcttttcttgaaagttagattcagcctggagtacgtgttcactgcgagtcgaaaagcaatttctgcggcactggtggactctattttcccagatcctttgtatcgtgcaccttatttaaaccgaccttatcaggatgtacttaagcgcgtccgaaaaatgtgtgtacctcctggagtaaaaacatttttctttaaattacattcggaaacactccctgttaaaacttggttgaattcgaggggttgctttgtgccgtggtcaacaaactgtcggctctgtccacgtgccgaaaccatagatcactgcttcatagactgtagggacgctgtattcttttgggacattctccaacggacgctcaaaaaggacattgacatgactccatatacaattaggtttctaccgtttaaggttacgggtggtcctccctatgacatgttcatagtacttggtttacatagcctatggagaagtagactgtgtgaccgccatgccgaaagcccgcgatctacaaagtccTTCTTTCGGGAAAGTGCTGCTTACGTAAGAAGTgtctacgctgcgcaggaacctccgcccgactggatgcacttgttggatgcatgtgtgtctttgcctgagttttaagtgtgtagtggTGTCCACTTTGTACTACaacttcagttttcttttccatgtaataaaaaaaaaacaggggtggtgcagtggtaagatgccgggctcggaatcgtgggGTCGCATGTTCAAATCCTAGGCGgagacgttttattttttttatttttatgttttttttgtactaacaaatttacataaccttacggacgtctctgtcaatttttaattaaatattgatcaagaactacagaactttctactacaggacgtcacactacagacaacagaactacagacaacagaactacaggcaacagaactacaggcaacagaactacagaaacaacgtcccaaaatacgacagactgttaaaatttcctgttgtgtttttcaactgggaagaaagaaagaaaagaaataaaaacgcaaTGACGTTATCTTCCTTTGCGTACGCCCGCCATAGGTGGAGTCCTAATAATGGCGGCCATGATGTCACCGTTCGGTTTCGGCTCCTGTAGTATAGGGCAAAGCATCGCGTTCGAGATCGGTTTTCCAGTTGTACGTGTCATGTGGACACGGCGACATGCGCGGACAAAGGAAACTTCGCTGGAATTTTTTATTTTTGACGAACAAGCGAATAACGAAACCGAGTGGTATATTGGACAATCGGTACCATAACATGATATCTAGCTGCAAAACGTGAGGTAGGACGAAGCACTAGAAAACGTGAAATTTCGTTTTTGATGTCCTTAAGATGAAAACGCTGGTAACATTACACGTTCATCTTGTGCACGATGCGAATGCAGTTTAATGATAAAGACGGGCGTAATAACTATACAATACCCGCTTACGTTGGCGGCCTATATAACAGAAGAAGCTGATTGTATGCCTGTGTTCGAGTTCCTCCTAAGGTATGCCGCAGCAGCACGATAACTATATTGATAAGTCACGGCAGCAAACTGCAAAAAACGAGTCTTCCCAATAGCCGCGCGGGAACCTCGGCAGCTAGTTGGTATATGACGCGATTACTCATTGCTGGGCTCGTTGGTTCGTATTGTACTGTTGAAAATTAATATTCGCAGAATCAAGACAAATACCAAGGCTGAAACATGTAAACAGAGTTTGTCCCATTCACCCGTTCGTGCCTCGGCTATCTATTTCCCTGCGCGATCAATTATGTCTTTGTGAGTACGCTATGGCGTGTCTTCACGGTGTACTCGAACAAGTAACTGCCCTCATATAACAGACCTTGCGCGAAGTGTCTGGAAGTACGTTCGCGTTAAGGTATCGTTATCCCTGTGTATGTCACCTGAGAAGAGAGAGATCGACAAAGAGAGGAAATCCTGCCTTGTAAATCACCCTCTCTCTATCCCACGCTAACACGAAACGTACCGACACCTTGAGAAAGGTTTATGCCATTTGAGCACCACAACTTACGAGTAAACTATCAAGATAAGCCAAACCGTTTTAACAGAGGGATGGATTCTTGAGTGCGGAGTGAATAAGAGCATGGAGGTAAAAGGAAGAATATACGGTGACTCTTATTTCCGCGATCAGTAATACCAACTTACACAAAGTCTGCTTCCGTAGCACcttgctgtcttttctttttttttgggggggggggggggggtgttaatAATTTAAGCTCTCCGTCTCTAAGTCGAATGGCCAGATACAAAATAcgatgaaagaaaatgaaaaaggtgGATGCGGTCATAACAACTTAGTCTGTATTACAGGCACGGCAAAAAGGATTGCCTGCGACACCGACGCTGCTGCTTCGAACTGCAATTTTGGTCACGTTTGCTGGTAAGAATATGGTCCCTTGGCTCCATATACACAAATCATATTCCCCGTAGCCGAAGATATAGTGTTGGCGTCCGGTGTTCTTTAGTGCTTGTACAAAGTTGACTACGCGCTATCCTCGATATTCCAAACCTTAGCATCGCAGGTGGCGAGGAGTATTCATTCTCCTATAACGGCGCTGTCAGTATAGTCTTGGCTTGCGTCAACATGACGTCATGCGTCAGGTAGACAGCGCACGGAATGTGAGTGATATTGAGATATGATACTTTAAAAAAAACTTCATTTGTTCCAACGCGCAGTGAGCCGAATATTACTGAGTTGATGGCGTGCGAAAAACTTTCAAATCTTCTGCGCAAAAGgcaacggtaaaaaaaaaaagaaattccagATTTTCTGACAAATAGGCAACGCTGAAGACCAACACGTAACACGGAATAGAAATGAGGCCGTCTAAACTCTTACTATAGCCCTTTGTCAACTTTATCAAAGAACACTGCCAGTAGTGTTCTGCTTGATTTGTGCCTATATTCTTTTTAGGTGGTCATTGAACTAATGAGGAAATAATATAAATGAAATGTATTGCCTTTGTAAAGCAAAACAAGCTGCAAATTTTAGTGCTGTAGGGATGCAGGGGCATGGCGACGAATGCTAGAAATATGAAATATGAGTCAAACGCTGCTTGTTTTTATTTGAAGCATTCTATTTTGGAATCAGATATCCGATAACTTCGTTTACGATCGACTATACGCAGCTACGAAGATTATCAAAACTTCGTATACTTATGGCAAAAGTTTTCTGCACGCGGCCCTCGATCTGCTTCAAAAGCGTTGTTGCCTTGCGTTTGAGTTCTTACCAATTTACAAAGTGATCTAGGGGACAATATTGCATTGCGTTTATggtagtaaaaaaaagaaaacatttggaCCACCTTTTTTAGGCTAACTTATTTATTTGCTTACGTCCAGGAGTGAGAAAACATCCGCTACTTAATCGTATTCAATCGGACCATTTTCCTATATTCTTTCGCTCCAACTCGGAAGACATTTGA
This genomic window from Dermacentor albipictus isolate Rhodes 1998 colony chromosome 9, USDA_Dalb.pri_finalv2, whole genome shotgun sequence contains:
- the LOC135911921 gene encoding uncharacterized protein codes for the protein MSSAGNSASALGRGSHPPSSTDSGNYKVVLPRLPTGNTVLNSVFLHADLAGRPYRAPDFRDALLSVLNATDILGAGQYQMSHLWLVTCVNSIAKQKLVDKGELLVKGLKCLVIDPECKNIKMKLLWLPPHLEQRRIVDALEPYGTVQSITREMWRCDGMEGWQMTNRDVAFTLKDGVSASNLPHLLSIYGHQCLILVPGRPPLCLRCNRVGHIRRQCRTPRCSNCHRYGHPADACVGTYADKLRGNRPAEDDAFTDHLMDVSEVVDATGETLPDTHRPEQVKPSSADISLSQKPASEDGSKVPDDEPSVSWAESPPVQDRPPSVESGSMCEAAKKRPAPSDNSSPSGKEARVPKVSKLTKPLRGTPTPADVPCVNVHHKAHCASPHQEASGAPLEQCLDAAPP